The genomic stretch GGAAGCAATTCCGCTGCTATGTGGAAAGCTGTTGTGGGTTTTTATAGTAAAATGAAACTCCTTCAAAAAAGGAGCTTCATCTACAATTTGATTAAAAAACTTTTCAATCTTGGGTGCAAAGTCTGGTTTAGTCTCGCCATCCAAAATGACCTCAAAAGAAAAAGTTGCATCCGTTTTCTTGTCATCAAGAATAACTTCAGTTTCGGTGTAGCAATCATTCAGCGTAAAGCTGATGCTCGGATTGGCAGGTATCTGTTTTGGGTATTTGCCCCAATATTTTACCAAAGCAATGTTTGACGGGCTACGCCAGCTAGCAGACTTTTTCAAGGTGTTTTCTTTTTTGTGGTGAATGAATTAAGCTTCCGCAGAACGAGCTTCTGCTTCGCGATTAATTTTCTTCACCAAGCCTTGTAATACTTTTCCAGGGCCTACTTCGATAAACTCAGTAGCTCCATCCTTTATCATTTGCTGCACGCTCTGTGTCCATTTTACCGGAGCAGTAAGCTGAGCAATTAGGTTTTTCTTAATCTCTTCAGGGTCATTTACCGCTGTGGTAGTCACGTTTTGGTAAACCGGACAAATAGGCTGGCTAAAAGTGGTGTTGGCAATAGCTGCTGCCAATTCTTCTTCGGCTGGCTTCATCAATGGCGAGTGAAAAGCTCCACCCACAGGAAGCATCAAGGCACGCTTGGCACCTGCTTCTTTCATTCTTTCGCAAGCCAAAGTAACTGCTCCGGTACTTCCAGAAATCACCAACTGCCCTGGGCAATTATAGTTTGCGGCCACTACTATTCCGTCAATTTCTCTACAAACTTGCTCCACCACCTGGTCTTCAAGACCTAAAACTGCGGCCATAGTGGAAGGCTCTTTTTCGCAAGCTTTTTGCATGGCCAAAGCACGCTGAGAAACCAATCTCAATCCATCTTCAAAAGACAAAGCGCCATTAGCTACCAAAGCTGAAAACTCACCCAAAGAATGACCAGCCACCATATCAGGAGCAAAATCTCCAAGGGTTTTTGCCAAAATAACTGAGTGCAAAAACACAGCTGGCTGCGTAACTTTAGTTTGCTTCAAATCTTCGGCAGTTCCGTCAAACATAATATCGGTAATACGGAAACCCAAAATTTCATTGGCCTTCTCAAATAGCTCTTTTGCTACTTCTGAATTTTCGTAAAGGTCCTTACCCATTCCTACAAACTGGGCTCCTTGTCCAGGAAAAATGTATGCTTTCATATTTTTTTGGTACTTAGTACTGAGTACATAGTAATAAGTACTCAGTATTGAGGTTTATATTCGGCTTATTTGTGTTTTAAATGATTTTGAAGAGCATAGTTCATGCTACACACCTCATTTATTAGTTCAAAATGCTTTTGGAGATTTTCTTGTTTTGTGAATCCTAACTCTTCTGTTAATAAAAGCTGAGTTTCCAATTCATACGCTGAGCCATTGGAAATACTTAAAAAGTGGAGAAATTCCTTCGGGCTATTTCTACCTGCACCTTGAGCTATATTTGAAGGAATTGAAACTGCACATCTGTTTATTTGAGAAATCAATCCGAACTGCTCCGACTTTGGCAACTGGCTAGTTATGATGTAAGTTTCCTTAACCAACTCCATCGCCTTTTGCCAAACTTTCAACTCCTTAAACTTATGCATATCAAGATGATTTTTTGCACCAGATACTTTGTACTAAATACTCAGTACTTTGTACTTGCAGCTACTCCCCAAAATACTCCACCGCATTGTTTATCGTCTCATCAAGGCGAACCTTGTGCAGCTGAGCTCCGTGCTTTTCTATTTCAGGTTGTAATATTTTCCAGATTTCCACAGCTAGCACTTCCGTGCTGCTAAATTTCCCCTTCATAAAATCGACATCATGATTGAGGTTGCTGTGATCCAGTTTATCGGTCACCTTCTTTTGAATAATGCGCTTCAGGTCCACAAGATTCATTACAAATCCGGTATCTGGATTTATCTCGCCCTTTATGGTAACGATAAGCGTATAGTTATGCCCGTGAAAATTTTTATTGGAACATTTTCCAAAAACTTCGCGGTTCTTCTCCTCGCTCCAATTGGGATTGTACAGCTGATGCGCTGCGCTAAAGCGTTCTTTCCTTTCTATATAGATCATACGATCATTTGAAAATTTGCGCAAAGATAACTTATGCGATAGAATGTAGAATAGCTTAGGTGAAAACTAGAATTTGTAGTTACGTATTACCAACTTCCACTGGCACCGCCACCTCCAAAGCCTCCGCCTCCGAAGCCGCCAAAACCACCTCCACCAAAGCCTCCAGAAGATCCTCCACCGAAGGATGAACCACCGCCAAAACCACCAATCCAGTAGCCACCGCCACCGCGATAACCACCTGAACCTCGGCCTCCACCGCCTTTCTTACGAAGAGACATGAGCACGATAATTCCGAAAATTACGATCGCCACCCATGGGAAACGTTTGCCTTCTTTTCTACGATTAGGTTTGCCTTCAAACTCTCCGGCAAGGAGCTTTATGATTTGTGTGGTTCCTTCGTTAATCCCACCGTAGTAGTCCTGTTTTTTGAAATAGGGAATTACATAGTCTTCGATAATCAGTTTGGTTTCCAAATCGGTAAGAGCCCCTTCCAAACCATAACCATTTTGAATGGCCATTTTGCGATCATCTACCGCAACCAAAAAAACGAGGCCATTATCCTTTCCTTTCACACCAACTTTCCACTTTTGACCAAGCTCAGCAGCATAAAGATTAGGGTCTTCATCGTTTAATGTGTTAATGAGCACAACCGCAATTTGCGTAGAGGTGGTGTCATTGTAGCGAAGTAACTTTTCTTCAAGCTGAGCCCTTTGTTGTGATGACAGTGTGTTGGTAAAATCGTTTACCAACTTGGGCGGGTTTGGCCTTTCCGGAAAACGCTGACCAAAAACTGTTGCCACCATTAGCAGCAACGGAAGTATAAATTTCAGTTTATGCAAACCTTTAAGATTTTGAGATTTCATCAGGTAATTCATTGATATCATCATCGCCCTGATGGGGGAAATATTTTTTTAACGCCTCGCCCGCCATGGTAATGCCTTCTACCATTCCTTTGGTAAAATCGCCAGCTTTAAAATGGCCAACCATCACATCACGAATATTGTCCCAAAAATCAGAAGGCACAGCTTCATTAATTCCTTTGTCACCTAAAATAGAAAACTGATGATCTTGCACGGCCAGATAAAACATCACTCCATTCCGAAGCTCTGTTTTCGTCATACCTACTTCTTCAAACACTTTTTTGGCATGTTCCAAGTTGGGCTCATCCGTATGGTTTTCGAGGTGCACGCGGATTTCTCCAGAAGTCTGATTTTCGGCAGTCTTTATGGCTGCTACAATTTCCTTCTCCTGTTCTGTGGTAAAAAAGCTCTTGGCTTCTTCCTTCTTCATAGTATGAAGTGGTTTTATAAAAGAAACTCCGCCCAAGAGCGGAGTTCAATTTTGTTATTCTAAAATTCTACAGCTGGTGCATTCTCAGAACCTGCGGCAGACTGGAAGTATCCTTTTTTCTCAAAGCCACCCATTCCGGCAATAAACATTTGAGGAAACTTCTTGATGTAAGAGTTGTAACCCTGCACCGTTTCGTTGAACCTTCTTCTTTCTACAGAAATTCTGTTCTCTGTACCTTCCAATTGGCTTTGTAGCGCAAGGAAGTTTTGATTCGCTTTCAATTCAGGGTAACGTTCCACACTTACCAAAAGTCGGCTAAGAGCACCACTCAATCCATCTTGTGCCTGCTGAAATTTCTGCAATTGTTCTGGAGAAATATTATCAGCATCCACTTGCACAGAAGTAGCTTTTGCGCGCGCTTCAATTACTTGAGTTAAAGTTTCTTTTTCAAAGTCAGCGGCACCTTTTACTGTGTTCACCAAATTTGGAATAAGATCGGCTCTACGCTGATAAGAAGTTTCCACATTAGCCCATTGGCCCGCGGTGGCTTCCTGCATAGTTACCATATTGTTGTACATACCTTTAAAAGAAAAGTAAGCGATCACTACAAGAAGACCGACTACTATTAGCGCGATAAGTCCCTTTTTCATTTGAGTTTGATTGTTTTAATTTCTAACAAACTTAGGCGAAGCAATTGGTATTCCAAAGAAGCTGCTCTGCCACAAGGGCAGAATGGTAGGTAATTGGTAGAAATGGGGCGGTGAAAACCCT from Owenweeksia hongkongensis DSM 17368 encodes the following:
- the fabD gene encoding ACP S-malonyltransferase; the encoded protein is MKAYIFPGQGAQFVGMGKDLYENSEVAKELFEKANEILGFRITDIMFDGTAEDLKQTKVTQPAVFLHSVILAKTLGDFAPDMVAGHSLGEFSALVANGALSFEDGLRLVSQRALAMQKACEKEPSTMAAVLGLEDQVVEQVCREIDGIVVAANYNCPGQLVISGSTGAVTLACERMKEAGAKRALMLPVGGAFHSPLMKPAEEELAAAIANTTFSQPICPVYQNVTTTAVNDPEEIKKNLIAQLTAPVKWTQSVQQMIKDGATEFIEVGPGKVLQGLVKKINREAEARSAEA
- a CDS encoding 6-pyruvoyl trahydropterin synthase family protein, which gives rise to MIYIERKERFSAAHQLYNPNWSEEKNREVFGKCSNKNFHGHNYTLIVTIKGEINPDTGFVMNLVDLKRIIQKKVTDKLDHSNLNHDVDFMKGKFSSTEVLAVEIWKILQPEIEKHGAQLHKVRLDETINNAVEYFGE
- a CDS encoding TPM domain-containing protein is translated as MKKEEAKSFFTTEQEKEIVAAIKTAENQTSGEIRVHLENHTDEPNLEHAKKVFEEVGMTKTELRNGVMFYLAVQDHQFSILGDKGINEAVPSDFWDNIRDVMVGHFKAGDFTKGMVEGITMAGEALKKYFPHQGDDDINELPDEISKS
- a CDS encoding four helix bundle protein yields the protein MHKFKELKVWQKAMELVKETYIITSQLPKSEQFGLISQINRCAVSIPSNIAQGAGRNSPKEFLHFLSISNGSAYELETQLLLTEELGFTKQENLQKHFELINEVCSMNYALQNHLKHK
- a CDS encoding LemA family protein; protein product: MKKGLIALIVVGLLVVIAYFSFKGMYNNMVTMQEATAGQWANVETSYQRRADLIPNLVNTVKGAADFEKETLTQVIEARAKATSVQVDADNISPEQLQKFQQAQDGLSGALSRLLVSVERYPELKANQNFLALQSQLEGTENRISVERRRFNETVQGYNSYIKKFPQMFIAGMGGFEKKGYFQSAAGSENAPAVEF
- a CDS encoding TPM domain-containing protein, whose protein sequence is MHKLKFILPLLLMVATVFGQRFPERPNPPKLVNDFTNTLSSQQRAQLEEKLLRYNDTTSTQIAVVLINTLNDEDPNLYAAELGQKWKVGVKGKDNGLVFLVAVDDRKMAIQNGYGLEGALTDLETKLIIEDYVIPYFKKQDYYGGINEGTTQIIKLLAGEFEGKPNRRKEGKRFPWVAIVIFGIIVLMSLRKKGGGGRGSGGYRGGGGYWIGGFGGGSSFGGGSSGGFGGGGFGGFGGGGFGGGGASGSW